The Neisseria sicca genome includes a window with the following:
- a CDS encoding AEC family transporter, translating into METALLLAGKITELTLIVLMGMALVKFKLLNSEHSRTLSVIALYLISPSVMIHAFQIENTPDIVDGLKLSVALAVVFHILLIALGRLFKTVFKLDTLEHAATVYTNSGNLIIPLVMSIFGPQWVIYTSGFIIVQMFLFWTHLRLLLCGRGNLAWKTVLTNINILSIFIGVFMFAFQIKLPHIIDNTLATVGSMIGPVAMLVAGMLIASLPLKEIVLSKRIYLVAFLRLILIPLILLVFVKVSGIARLGGHSDTVVLISFLATVSPAASTVTQMAMVYGQNARKASAIYGITTLLCVITMPLMIALYQAMV; encoded by the coding sequence ATGGAAACCGCCCTGCTCCTTGCCGGCAAAATCACCGAGCTGACCCTGATTGTCCTGATGGGCATGGCGTTGGTGAAGTTTAAGCTTCTGAATTCCGAACACAGCCGCACGCTCTCCGTCATCGCGCTCTACCTCATCAGCCCGTCGGTGATGATTCACGCTTTCCAAATCGAGAACACGCCCGACATCGTTGACGGGTTGAAACTCTCGGTCGCCTTGGCGGTCGTGTTCCACATCCTGCTGATTGCGCTGGGCAGGCTTTTCAAAACTGTGTTTAAGCTCGATACGCTCGAACACGCTGCCACGGTTTACACCAATTCCGGCAACCTCATCATCCCGCTGGTAATGTCCATTTTCGGACCGCAATGGGTGATTTACACCAGCGGCTTCATCATCGTCCAAATGTTCCTTTTCTGGACGCACCTGCGCCTGCTGCTTTGCGGGCGCGGCAATCTTGCGTGGAAAACCGTACTGACCAACATCAACATCCTTTCCATCTTTATCGGCGTGTTCATGTTTGCTTTCCAAATCAAACTGCCGCACATCATCGACAATACGCTCGCTACTGTCGGCAGCATGATAGGCCCAGTCGCCATGCTCGTTGCCGGAATGTTGATTGCCTCGCTGCCGCTCAAAGAAATCGTCCTCTCCAAACGGATTTACCTCGTCGCCTTCCTGCGCCTGATACTTATCCCGCTGATTCTGTTGGTGTTTGTCAAAGTTTCAGGCATAGCCCGCTTGGGCGGACACAGCGATACCGTCGTCCTTATCAGCTTCCTCGCCACCGTCAGCCCCGCCGCGTCCACCGTTACCCAAATGGCGATGGTTTATGGTCAAAACGCCCGTAAAGCCAGCGCGATTTACGGCATCACGACGCTGCTGTGCGTCATCACCATGCCGCTGATGATTGCGTTGTATCAAGCGATGGTTTAA
- a CDS encoding YadA C-terminal domain-containing protein, protein MKKFNVKVLSMAVTAAVASGAAGAAEQNFAAAVGGKDDQGQAAFFTVFGEGTTYDKDTGKLTFKKDSDALLLKTLELEQTINGFASGSNFITTDANGNKTVREATNEDVEADEFKGLGLKEVVAAHDEALGDLTETVNENSEALVKTAEVVNTISADVNANKAAIETNKTAIATKADKADVDKLVEYTADMGKKVNDIGDTVTELGDSTKEAIATVEQDIVGLTKGLGLAAEAVEDNRKEIDANKAAIETNKTAIATKADKADVDKLVEYTADMGKKVNDIGDTVTELGDSTKEAIATVEQDIVGLTKGLGLAAEAVEDNRKEIDANKAAIETNKTAIATKADKADVDKLVEYTADMGKKVNDIGDAVTELGDSTKEAIAAVEKDIDANKQDIVGLTKGLGLAAEAVEDNRKEIDVNKAAIDANKEAIATKADKADVDELVKYTADMGKKVNDIGDAVTELGDSTKEAIAALEEDIDSNKTAIENKADKKDVEGIRIKAIEAKELAQSVQGSVEVAKKSAKTAADSAQAAQKAADANAAQVETNKADIVTLQTASNQHATDIATLQTASNQHAAGIAKNSARIDSLDKNVANLRKETRQGLAAQAALSGLFQPYSVGKFNVTAALGGFKSDTAVAVGAGYRFNENFAAKAGLAVGTSSGGSASYNVGLNYEW, encoded by the coding sequence ATGAAAAAATTCAATGTAAAAGTATTGAGCATGGCTGTTACGGCAGCCGTAGCAAGCGGCGCAGCGGGAGCGGCTGAACAAAACTTTGCAGCAGCGGTTGGCGGCAAAGACGATCAAGGTCAAGCAGCGTTTTTTACTGTCTTCGGCGAAGGCACAACATATGATAAAGATACCGGTAAGCTGACTTTCAAAAAAGATAGCGATGCCCTGCTTTTGAAAACCTTAGAGTTAGAACAAACCATTAATGGTTTTGCATCTGGTTCAAATTTCATCACAACTGATGCTAATGGCAACAAAACCGTCCGCGAAGCCACTAATGAAGATGTTGAAGCCGATGAGTTTAAAGGACTGGGCTTGAAAGAAGTTGTCGCAGCACACGATGAAGCATTGGGTGACTTGACTGAAACCGTCAACGAAAACAGCGAAGCATTGGTGAAAACTGCAGAAGTCGTTAATACCATCAGCGCAGATGTAAATGCCAATAAAGCGGCAATCGAAACCAACAAAACAGCAATCGCCACGAAAGCCGACAAAGCTGATGTTGACAAATTGGTGGAATACACTGCCGATATGGGCAAAAAAGTTAACGATATCGGTGATACGGTAACTGAATTGGGTGATTCAACCAAGGAGGCAATCGCTACTGTTGAACAGGACATCGTTGGTTTGACAAAGGGCTTGGGGCTTGCGGCAGAAGCTGTAGAAGACAATCGTAAAGAAATTGATGCCAATAAAGCGGCAATCGAAACCAACAAAACAGCAATCGCCACGAAAGCCGACAAAGCTGATGTTGACAAATTGGTGGAATACACTGCCGATATGGGCAAAAAAGTTAACGATATCGGTGATACGGTAACTGAATTGGGTGATTCAACCAAGGAGGCAATCGCTACTGTTGAACAGGACATCGTTGGTTTGACGAAGGGCTTGGGGCTTGCGGCAGAAGCTGTAGAAGACAATCGTAAAGAAATTGATGCCAATAAAGCGGCAATCGAAACCAACAAAACAGCAATCGCCACGAAAGCCGACAAAGCTGATGTTGACAAATTGGTGGAATACACTGCCGATATGGGCAAAAAAGTTAACGACATCGGTGATGCGGTAACTGAATTGGGTGATTCAACCAAAGAGGCAATCGCTGCTGTTGAAAAAGACATCGATGCCAATAAACAAGACATCGTTGGTTTGACGAAGGGCTTGGGGCTTGCGGCAGAAGCTGTAGAAGACAATCGTAAAGAAATCGACGTCAACAAAGCAGCAATTGATGCCAACAAAGAAGCAATTGCAACCAAAGCCGACAAAGCTGATGTTGACGAATTGGTGAAATACACTGCCGATATGGGCAAAAAAGTTAACGACATCGGTGATGCGGTAACTGAATTGGGTGATTCAACCAAAGAGGCAATCGCTGCTCTTGAAGAAGACATTGATAGCAATAAAACAGCAATTGAAAACAAAGCTGATAAAAAGGATGTGGAAGGAATCAGAATCAAAGCTATTGAAGCTAAAGAATTAGCTCAATCTGTACAAGGTTCTGTTGAAGTTGCTAAAAAATCAGCTAAAACTGCCGCGGATTCTGCTCAAGCTGCACAAAAGGCTGCTGATGCAAATGCAGCACAAGTTGAAACTAACAAAGCCGATATTGTTACACTGCAAACAGCAAGCAACCAACACGCTACCGATATTGCTACGCTGCAAACAGCAAGCAACCAACACGCTGCAGGTATTGCTAAAAACTCAGCTCGCATCGACAGCTTGGATAAAAACGTAGCAAACCTGCGTAAAGAGACCCGTCAGGGCCTGGCAGCACAAGCAGCCCTCAGCGGCCTGTTCCAACCTTACAGCGTCGGTAAATTCAACGTTACCGCTGCTTTGGGTGGTTTCAAATCTGACACCGCAGTTGCAGTCGGTGCAGGCTACCGCTTCAATGAAAACTTTGCAGCCAAGGCCGGTCTTGCAGTGGGTACCTCTTCAGGCGGCTCTGCATCTTACAACGTAGGTTTGAACTACGAATGGTAA
- a CDS encoding NCS2 family permease, with product MTTSNQNVLERIFNLSANGTNVRTELTAGLTTFLAMCYIIIVNPLILGETGMDMGAVFVATCIASAIGCFVMGFVGNYPIALAPGMGLNAYFTFAVVKGMGVPWQVALGAVFVSGIIFILFSFFKVREMLVNALPMGLKMSIAAGIGLFLSLIALKGSGIIVASDATLVKLGDIHQPAALLVLAGFAMVVALGHFRIKGAIILTILTITAISTLLGLSEFKGVIGEIPSIAPTFMKMDFNGLFTLSMVSVIFVFFLVDLFDSTGTLVGVSHRAGLLEDGKLPRLKRALFADSTAIVAGAALGTSSTTPYVESAAGVAAGGRTGLTAVTVGVLMLACLIFSPLVQSIPGFATAPALLYVGAQMLRSAREIDWDDMTEAAPAFLTIVFMPFTYSIADGIAFGFISYAVIKLLCNRVKDVPPMVWIVAVLWALKFWYLGG from the coding sequence ATGACTACTTCAAATCAAAATGTGCTGGAGCGCATATTCAATTTAAGCGCAAACGGCACGAATGTACGCACGGAGCTGACGGCTGGGCTGACCACCTTCCTCGCCATGTGCTACATCATCATCGTCAATCCGCTGATTCTCGGCGAAACGGGCATGGACATGGGCGCAGTATTCGTCGCCACCTGTATCGCTTCCGCCATCGGCTGCTTCGTGATGGGCTTCGTCGGCAACTATCCGATTGCGCTCGCGCCGGGTATGGGCTTGAACGCCTACTTTACTTTCGCCGTCGTCAAAGGCATGGGCGTACCCTGGCAGGTGGCTTTGGGCGCGGTATTCGTTTCCGGCATCATTTTCATTTTATTCAGCTTTTTCAAGGTGCGCGAAATGCTGGTGAACGCGCTGCCTATGGGTTTGAAAATGTCGATTGCCGCCGGTATCGGACTGTTTCTGTCGCTGATTGCACTCAAAGGTTCCGGCATTATCGTTGCCAGCGACGCGACTTTGGTGAAACTGGGCGACATCCACCAACCTGCCGCGCTCTTGGTATTGGCGGGCTTCGCCATGGTGGTGGCTTTGGGGCATTTCCGCATCAAAGGGGCGATTATCCTGACCATTCTGACGATTACTGCCATTTCCACCCTGCTGGGCTTGAGCGAGTTTAAAGGCGTAATCGGCGAAATTCCAAGTATCGCGCCGACTTTCATGAAGATGGATTTCAACGGCCTCTTTACCCTCAGCATGGTCAGCGTAATTTTCGTCTTTTTCCTGGTTGATTTGTTTGACTCCACCGGCACGCTGGTCGGTGTTTCCCACCGAGCAGGCCTGCTGGAAGACGGCAAACTGCCTCGTCTGAAACGCGCCCTGTTCGCCGACTCGACCGCCATCGTAGCCGGTGCCGCACTGGGTACGTCTTCAACCACGCCGTATGTCGAAAGTGCGGCGGGTGTTGCCGCAGGCGGCCGCACCGGTCTGACTGCCGTAACCGTCGGCGTATTGATGTTGGCGTGTCTGATTTTCTCACCGCTGGTGCAGAGCATCCCCGGTTTCGCCACAGCGCCTGCGCTGCTCTACGTTGGTGCGCAAATGCTGCGTAGCGCGCGTGAAATCGACTGGGACGACATGACCGAAGCCGCCCCCGCTTTCCTGACCATCGTGTTCATGCCGTTTACCTATTCGATTGCAGACGGCATCGCCTTCGGCTTTATCAGCTATGCAGTGATTAAACTTTTGTGCAACCGCGTGAAAGACGTACCACCTATGGTGTGGATAGTTGCCGTATTGTGGGCGTTGAAATTCTGGTATTTAGGAGGCTAA
- a CDS encoding helix-turn-helix domain-containing protein, translated as MSKYTLHFKYQAVLHYLHIRSQQRTADHYGISRTHLRRWIRAYQEGGIGALEHPQSKTMTDHRKNPFIADKPDNEKTQAELIEELCYMRAEVAYLKELKALSQKQTAKDKAKPSKH; from the coding sequence ATGAGCAAATATACATTACACTTCAAATACCAAGCCGTACTCCACTACCTGCACATACGCAGCCAACAGCGTACCGCAGACCATTACGGCATTTCCCGAACCCACCTGCGGCGATGGATACGCGCCTATCAAGAAGGCGGCATCGGCGCACTCGAACATCCCCAATCCAAAACCATGACCGACCACCGCAAAAACCCCTTCATCGCCGACAAACCCGACAACGAAAAAACACAGGCAGAGCTTATCGAAGAGTTGTGCTATATGCGCGCAGAGGTCGCCTACCTAAAGGAGTTAAAAGCCCTCAGCCAAAAGCAGACCGCAAAGGACAAAGCCAAACCGTCCAAACACTGA
- a CDS encoding IS3 family transposase — protein MLYARRGRLPKGVKSPQPKADRKGQSQTVQTLRAQHPLKYLLHIANLPKSSFYYHHQDRPDPDAADKALIAEIYERHKGRYGQRRIAAALDWNRKKAARLMKQLGLKALIRAKKPTAIPPWAKYRNTSSNAGSKPESPTKNG, from the coding sequence GTGCTATATGCGCGCAGAGGTCGCCTACCTAAAGGAGTTAAAAGCCCTCAGCCAAAAGCAGACCGCAAAGGACAAAGCCAAACCGTCCAAACACTGAGGGCGCAACATCCGCTCAAATACCTGCTGCACATCGCAAACCTGCCCAAAAGCAGCTTTTACTACCACCACCAAGACCGACCCGACCCCGATGCAGCCGACAAAGCCCTTATCGCCGAAATCTACGAACGGCATAAAGGACGCTACGGGCAAAGGCGCATTGCCGCAGCATTGGATTGGAACCGCAAAAAAGCAGCGAGGTTGATGAAGCAGTTGGGGCTGAAAGCCCTTATACGGGCGAAAAAGCCTACCGCCATCCCGCCATGGGCGAAATATCGGAACACCTCCTCAAACGCCGGTTCAAAGCCCGAAAGCCCAACGAAAAATGGCTGA
- a CDS encoding IS3 family transposase: protein MGEISEHLLKRRFKARKPNEKWLTDVTELKGKDGKLYLSPILDLFNREIVAYAMSRNANSEMVKEMLEKAAPGLTDKKGTMLHSDQGVLYRTAGYRELLAEHSMVQSMSRKANCWDNAPMESFFAVLKTECFYNAGELTVDELMKQIDDYMDYYNRERCSLKLKKLSPVAYRTQLAQSA, encoded by the coding sequence ATGGGCGAAATATCGGAACACCTCCTCAAACGCCGGTTCAAAGCCCGAAAGCCCAACGAAAAATGGCTGACCGACGTGACCGAACTCAAAGGAAAGGACGGCAAACTGTACCTCTCACCAATCTTGGACCTGTTCAACCGCGAGATCGTCGCCTACGCCATGAGCCGCAATGCTAACAGCGAAATGGTGAAGGAAATGCTCGAAAAGGCCGCACCCGGTCTGACTGATAAGAAAGGAACGATGCTGCATTCCGACCAGGGTGTGCTGTACCGTACGGCGGGGTATAGGGAATTGCTTGCGGAGCATTCCATGGTTCAAAGCATGTCGCGTAAGGCGAACTGTTGGGACAATGCGCCGATGGAAAGCTTCTTTGCGGTGTTGAAGACGGAGTGTTTCTATAACGCAGGTGAATTGACGGTAGATGAATTGATGAAGCAGATAGATGACTATATGGATTACTACAACCGGGAGCGTTGCAGTTTGAAATTGAAAAAGCTGAGTCCTGTCGCATACAGAACCCAGCTTGCACAGAGCGCCTGA
- a CDS encoding type IV pilin protein gives MNKENCKGYSLTQLIFVIAIIGFLTSIAYPSYQKYLRDSEIRQALAALVESAQFMERFYQQNGSFKKTSTAWPDLPNSRSLENFCIYPHGLARGALDGKFTLKAVALDKNKEPRVIKINESLTTFICESTASSCDDVTKNYFSGADKNCSVYRL, from the coding sequence ATGAATAAAGAAAATTGTAAAGGGTATTCTCTTACTCAATTAATCTTTGTAATTGCAATAATTGGGTTCTTAACTTCAATAGCTTATCCAAGTTATCAAAAATATCTTAGAGACTCAGAAATACGTCAGGCTCTAGCAGCGCTTGTTGAGAGTGCTCAGTTTATGGAGCGATTTTATCAGCAGAATGGTAGTTTCAAGAAAACTTCTACAGCGTGGCCTGATTTACCTAACTCGCGGAGTTTAGAAAACTTTTGTATTTATCCTCATGGGCTTGCTAGAGGCGCGTTAGATGGGAAATTTACTTTAAAGGCAGTTGCATTGGATAAAAATAAAGAACCTAGGGTAATAAAGATTAATGAATCTCTAACGACTTTTATTTGTGAGAGTACTGCTAGTTCTTGTGATGATGTTACGAAAAACTATTTTTCTGGTGCAGATAAAAACTGTTCCGTATATCGGCTTTAA
- a CDS encoding ComEA family DNA-binding protein has product MKKLLFAALSVLTASLSLAAVNINTASSSELEALPGIGPAKAKAIVDYRQQHGAFKSVEELKNVKGIGEGIFSKLKAEATVAPAPANSKAKNAVQK; this is encoded by the coding sequence ATGAAAAAACTCCTCTTTGCCGCACTCTCCGTTTTAACTGCCTCGCTGTCGCTGGCAGCCGTCAACATCAATACCGCCTCTTCTTCCGAATTGGAAGCCCTGCCCGGCATCGGTCCGGCCAAAGCGAAAGCCATTGTGGACTACCGTCAGCAGCATGGTGCCTTCAAATCGGTGGAAGAGCTCAAAAACGTCAAAGGCATCGGCGAGGGTATCTTCTCCAAACTGAAGGCCGAAGCAACCGTCGCGCCCGCACCTGCAAACTCAAAAGCTAAAAACGCCGTCCAAAAGTAA
- a CDS encoding IS30 family transposase yields the protein MSYTQLTQDERYHIQYLSRYCTIAEIAKQLNRHKSTISREIKRHRTQGQQYSAEKAQRQSQTIKQRKRQLYKLDSQRIQHIDTLIRRKLSPEQVCAYLRKHHQITLHHSTIYRYLRQDKSNGGTLWQHLRICSKPYRKRYGSTWTRGKVPNRVGIENRPAIVDQKTRIGDWEADTIVGKGQKSALLTLVERVTRYTIICKLKNLKAEDTARAAIRVLRAHKARVHTITMDNGKEFYQHTKIAKALKAKTYFCRPYHSWEKGLNENTNGLIRQYFPKQTDFRNISDREIRRVQDELNHRPRKTLGYETPSVLFLNLFKPLIH from the coding sequence ATGAGCTACACGCAACTGACCCAAGACGAACGATACCATATCCAATATCTGTCCCGCTACTGCACCATCGCCGAAATCGCCAAACAGCTTAACCGCCACAAAAGCACCATCAGCCGCGAAATTAAACGGCACCGCACCCAAGGGCAGCAATACAGCGCCGAAAAAGCCCAGCGGCAAAGCCAGACTATCAAACAGCGTAAGCGACAACTCTATAAGCTCGATTCGCAGCGGATTCAACACATCGACACCCTTATCCGCCGCAAACTCAGTCCTGAACAAGTATGCGCCTACCTGCGCAAACACCACCAAATCACGCTCCACCACAGCACCATTTACCGCTACCTTCGCCAAGACAAAAGCAACGGCGGCACCTTGTGGCAACATCTCAGAATATGCAGCAAACCCTACCGCAAACGCTACGGCAGCACATGGACCAGAGGCAAAGTGCCCAACCGTGTCGGCATAGAAAACCGACCCGCTATCGTCGACCAGAAAACCCGCATCGGCGATTGGGAAGCCGACACCATCGTCGGCAAAGGACAGAAAAGCGCATTACTGACCTTGGTCGAACGCGTTACCCGCTACACCATCATCTGCAAATTAAAGAACTTAAAAGCCGAAGACACTGCCCGGGCGGCCATTAGGGTATTAAGGGCACATAAAGCCAGAGTCCACACCATCACCATGGACAACGGCAAAGAGTTCTATCAACACACCAAAATAGCCAAAGCATTGAAGGCGAAAACCTATTTTTGCCGCCCTTACCATTCTTGGGAGAAAGGGCTGAATGAGAACACCAACGGACTCATCCGACAATATTTCCCCAAACAAACCGATTTCCGAAACATCAGCGATCGGGAGATACGCAGGGTTCAAGATGAGTTGAACCACCGGCCAAGAAAAACACTTGGCTACGAAACGCCAAGTGTTTTATTCTTGAATCTGTTCAAACCACTGATACACTAG
- a CDS encoding cytochrome C assembly family protein: MPTILICLILVYAGLGIFVWFNHKTRDIKDYPLKAELAVLGAALTMHGAVLLMPVIQDKVLIMGFGYSVSLIVWLMLLVYFVGSFFYRLRGLQLLLYPCAAFTLLLGALFPGKYVGYQINDLPFMSHIGTSLLAYGLFGIVTLFAVLILLLNRNLHRRRVSSLSGFLPSLLSLEKLMFQGMWVGFILLTYSVVSGTFFAEAVFGKPVTFTHKTVFGILSWIIYGALLLKHSMTAWRGKKAAVWTIIGFVSLMFAYVGSKFVLEILLQR; encoded by the coding sequence ATGCCGACTATCCTGATTTGCCTGATACTGGTGTATGCCGGATTGGGTATATTCGTTTGGTTCAACCACAAGACCCGAGATATTAAAGATTATCCCCTAAAAGCCGAACTGGCAGTTTTGGGTGCCGCGTTAACTATGCACGGTGCCGTATTGCTCATGCCCGTCATTCAAGACAAAGTATTGATTATGGGCTTCGGTTATTCCGTCAGTTTAATTGTATGGTTAATGCTGCTGGTGTATTTCGTCGGTAGTTTTTTCTATCGTCTGCGCGGATTGCAGCTGCTTTTGTATCCGTGCGCAGCGTTTACCTTATTATTGGGCGCGCTGTTTCCAGGAAAATATGTCGGTTATCAAATCAATGATTTGCCGTTTATGTCGCACATTGGTACATCGTTGCTGGCATACGGTTTATTCGGCATTGTGACCTTGTTTGCCGTTTTGATTTTGCTGCTCAACCGTAACCTGCATAGACGACGTGTTTCCAGTTTGTCCGGTTTTCTGCCGTCTTTACTGAGTTTGGAAAAGCTCATGTTCCAGGGGATGTGGGTAGGTTTTATCTTATTAACCTATTCGGTTGTCAGCGGGACATTTTTTGCAGAGGCTGTATTCGGTAAACCCGTTACATTTACCCATAAAACCGTATTCGGCATTCTCTCATGGATAATTTACGGTGCGTTGCTGCTTAAGCACAGTATGACGGCATGGCGAGGTAAAAAAGCAGCCGTTTGGACAATCATCGGGTTTGTCAGCCTAATGTTCGCTTATGTAGGAAGCAAGTTTGTATTGGAAATCTTGCTGCAGCGTTAA
- the ffh gene encoding signal recognition particle protein, protein MLDNLTNRFSKVFKNIRGQAKLTEDNIKEALREVRLALLEADVALPVVKEFVNNVKEKALGQEVTGSLTPDQAFIGVVNQALIELMGKENSSLDLAAVPPAVVLMAGLQGAGKTTTVGKLARLLKNEQKKKVLVVSADVYRPAAIEQLRLLAEQVGIDFFPSDSNQKPVEIATAAIDYAKKHFYDVLMVDTAGRLAIDEEMMNEIKALHAAVNPVETLFVVDAMLGQDAVNTAQAFNEALPLTGVILTKMDGDSRGGAALSVRHITGKPIKFIGIGEKITGLEPFYPDRIASRILGMGDVLSLIEDVQKGIDEEAAAKMAKKLQKGKGFDLNDFKEQIQQMRNMGGLESLMSKMPGELGQISKQIPEGTAEKAMGKVEAIINSMTPKERANPTLLKASRKRRIAAGAGTSVEEVNKMLKQFEQSQQVMKMFSGKGLGKLMRMAKGMKGMKGMFPGM, encoded by the coding sequence ATGTTAGACAACTTAACCAACCGCTTTAGTAAAGTTTTCAAAAATATCCGCGGTCAAGCAAAACTGACAGAAGACAACATCAAAGAGGCATTGAGGGAAGTTCGCCTTGCTCTGCTCGAGGCGGACGTAGCCCTGCCCGTCGTAAAAGAATTTGTCAACAACGTCAAAGAAAAAGCTCTCGGACAAGAAGTTACCGGCAGCCTGACCCCTGACCAAGCCTTTATCGGCGTCGTCAACCAAGCCTTGATCGAATTGATGGGCAAAGAAAATTCTTCTTTAGACTTGGCGGCCGTACCGCCTGCTGTCGTTTTAATGGCAGGTCTGCAAGGTGCGGGGAAAACCACCACCGTCGGCAAACTCGCCCGTCTGCTGAAAAACGAACAGAAGAAAAAAGTCTTGGTCGTTTCAGCCGACGTGTACCGCCCTGCCGCTATCGAACAGTTGCGCCTTTTGGCTGAGCAAGTCGGCATTGACTTCTTCCCTTCCGACTCCAATCAGAAACCTGTCGAAATTGCCACTGCTGCGATTGATTATGCAAAAAAACACTTTTACGACGTCTTGATGGTCGATACCGCCGGACGCTTGGCGATTGACGAAGAGATGATGAATGAAATCAAAGCGCTGCACGCAGCCGTCAATCCGGTAGAAACCTTATTCGTCGTCGATGCCATGTTAGGTCAAGACGCTGTAAACACCGCACAAGCATTCAACGAAGCCTTGCCGCTGACCGGCGTCATCCTGACCAAAATGGACGGCGATTCGCGTGGCGGTGCTGCATTGTCTGTACGCCACATTACCGGAAAACCTATCAAATTCATCGGTATCGGTGAAAAAATCACAGGACTCGAACCCTTCTACCCAGACCGCATCGCCAGCCGTATCCTCGGTATGGGCGACGTGTTGAGTCTGATTGAAGATGTCCAAAAAGGCATAGACGAAGAAGCCGCTGCCAAAATGGCGAAAAAGCTGCAAAAAGGCAAAGGCTTCGACCTCAATGACTTTAAAGAACAAATCCAGCAAATGCGCAATATGGGCGGGCTGGAAAGCCTGATGTCAAAAATGCCGGGCGAACTGGGTCAGATTTCCAAACAAATTCCCGAAGGCACGGCTGAAAAAGCCATGGGCAAAGTCGAAGCCATCATCAACTCCATGACGCCCAAAGAACGCGCCAATCCAACCCTGCTCAAAGCCAGCCGCAAACGCCGCATTGCCGCAGGCGCCGGTACCAGCGTGGAAGAAGTCAACAAAATGCTCAAGCAGTTTGAACAATCGCAACAAGTGATGAAAATGTTCAGCGGAAAAGGACTGGGCAAACTGATGCGTATGGCAAAAGGCATGAAGGGTATGAAAGGAATGTTTCCCGGAATGTAA
- a CDS encoding YdcF family protein, translated as MQKYWILCIVCFLVWCAVLSWLHLCAVNVEKRSSENLSSADIAVVLGNAVNRRGKPNPCLRSRVEAGVRLYRQGKVDELLMSGGTDGDGSNEAQTMRDMAVEMGVPSEKIRLEEHSKSTYENILLSVPDLRDANEIIIVSDAFHLARASWLAKRYWQGKTVELYASEACGDSTVNYLRKLSREVLAWVKAVALYS; from the coding sequence ATGCAAAAGTATTGGATATTGTGCATCGTTTGTTTTTTGGTATGGTGTGCTGTTTTGAGCTGGCTGCATCTATGTGCAGTCAATGTGGAAAAAAGGTCGTCTGAAAACCTGTCTTCTGCCGATATTGCCGTTGTTTTAGGTAATGCTGTTAACCGCAGAGGAAAACCTAATCCTTGTTTGCGCTCGCGGGTTGAAGCAGGTGTCAGATTGTATCGGCAAGGTAAAGTGGATGAGTTGCTGATGAGCGGAGGAACGGACGGGGACGGCAGCAATGAAGCTCAAACTATGCGCGATATGGCCGTGGAAATGGGCGTACCGTCCGAAAAAATACGGTTGGAAGAACATTCAAAAAGTACATATGAAAACATCTTGCTGAGTGTACCGGATCTACGGGATGCGAACGAAATCATCATTGTCAGCGATGCTTTCCATCTTGCGCGTGCCTCTTGGCTTGCCAAGCGCTACTGGCAAGGTAAAACCGTTGAATTGTATGCTTCAGAGGCGTGCGGTGATTCGACGGTAAATTACTTGCGCAAACTGTCTCGGGAGGTGCTTGCATGGGTAAAGGCGGTTGCACTTTACAGTTAG